The nucleotide window CATGGCCAGCAGGCCCGCCAACCGCACGAGCACCATATTCAGCAGGTAGGCCGGCAACGGCGGCAGCAGCTCAAAGCACGCCACTGTAAGGCTTAGGCCCGGCCGCAGGGCGTTGCGCGGCAGCCCGTTCATGATCTGGGGCACCACGGTATGCGCCCCGTAATCCAGGGCTGTATTGGTGCGGGCCAGCAGGTAGGGCACCGAGACTTCCGCGTCCAGGTTGTCGTCGATGGTGATGTAGCTCTGCGGGCCGAGCACCACTAGCGGCAGCAGCAACACGGTCAACGCCACCAGCGCCCACAGCAGCGGCGAGGACCTCAAACGCCGAAATAGCAAACGGGGAGAAAGAAACACGGCCGCAAAAATAGCGCTTCACCGGCCCCAACCTATGGTTCAGGTTGCTTCTCGTTGCGACCAGAATACCCGCTTAGCTGCGCGGGTGAAACTCGGTGATAACCTGGCGCAGGTAGTCCCGGTCGAGGTGGGTGTAGATTTCGGTGGTGGTGATGCTTTCGTGGCCCAGCATTTCCTGCACGGCACGCAGGTCGGCCCCTCCTTCAATCAGGTGAGTAGCAAAGGAGTGGCGAAACGTGTGTGGGCTGATGCTCTTGCGCACCCCGGCTTTGTCGGCGGCGGCCTTGATGATGTTGAAGATCATGACGCGCGAGAGTTTGGTGCCGCGCTTGTTGAGGAACACATGGTCTTCGTGGCCGGGCTGAATGTCGAGGTGGCAGCGCACCCCGCTCAGGTAGAAGCCCACGTGCTTGAGGGCGTCGCCGCCGATGGGCACGAGCCGCTCCTTATTGCCTTTGCCCGTCACGCGCACGAAGCCTTCCTCGGCGTACACGTTGGAAAGGCGCAGCTCCGTCAGCTCGCTCACGCGCAGGCCCGAGGAGTAAAGCACTTCCAGAATGGCGCGGTTGCGGGTACCCTCGTTGGTACTCAGATCAATGGACTCCAGCAGCTGTACTATCTCCTGGTAGCTAAGCGTATCGGGCAGCTTGCGGCCGGTTTTGGGCGCTTCCAGCGTGTCGGTGGGGTCGATGCTGAGCTGGTCTTCCATAATGAGGAAGTGGAAAAACGCCTTTAGCCCCGAGAGCGTGCGGGCCTGAGACGTGGCGCTTAGCTCCAGCTCACCCAGCCAGGCCAGAAACTCGCGCAGCAGCTCCGGCCCGATTTCCTGCGGCCGCAGGGTAAGCTGGCGCAGAGCCAGAAACTGCCGCAGCTTCTGCACGTCGCGGCTGTAGGCCTCCACGGAGTTGCCGGACAAAGACTTTTCCAGCCGCAGGTAGCCGTCGAATTGCTTTTGGTAGATAGGCCAGGTGGACATAGTAATTTGTGCCTAGTGCTTGGTGCTTAGTGCATGGTGCTCAGCCTGACGTTCTGGACTTTCCAGACAGTTCCTGGCAATGCCTGGGCTACCTGCAAACGAAAAGAATTCTGCAACGGAAACGTTGCTGCTACAAGGTAAGGAAGCGTATTTTGGCGGGCAGTAAGCGAATAGGCTACCACACTGTTTTCTGGTAAGACAGTTTGTCTTTGGCCCACCTCATCCCGCTGATGCCCGCCACCCAAGCACCAGGCACGACGCACTAAGAGCGTGTTGGGGAATTTAGGACCGATTGAGCGACATGGTGATGTTGGCCAATAACAGCCACGTGACATGGCTAGCGGGGGTAAATTCGTAATCGACTACGACGCGGCGAAAGCAGGCCAGCCAGGCGAAGGTGCGCTCGACGACCCAGCGCCGGGCCAGGGGTACGAAGCCGTGCAGGGTAGGCGGCCGACTACTAATTTGTTGGACTAGGCCCAACCGCAGCAGTTGCTGGGCAAAGCGCCCACGGTAGGCCGCATCGGTCAGCACAAGCTGCAGGCGCCGTGCCCACCAAGGCCGCTGGGGCAGCAATGCCAGGGCGCCGGTGCTGTCGTGGCGGTGGGCCGCGTGCACGTGCGCGGCCCAGATACGCCCGCCGGAATCCACTAGGAGCTGGCGTTTGCGGCCGTTGACGAGCTTGTGCGCGTCCAGGCCGCGGTGCTCGTAGATGCGCGGGGCCAGCTTGACGCTTTGGCTATCTATGCAGGCCAGCGCCGGAGTCGGTTCGCGGCCGTGTGCGACTCGGTCCAGGGCGTTGACGACCGTATTGAGTTGCTGCCACAGACCCAGCCGTTGCCAGCGATAGAAATAGTAGTAAACCGCCGTCCAGGGTGGAAACTGTGGGGGCAGCGCCCGCCACTGGCAGCCCGTGCGGCACACATACAGTAAGGCGTTGAACACCTGCCGCAAACACAAGCGCCGCCGTCGTTGCGTGGGCAGCAGCGACTTGATAACTTGCCACTGCGAGTCAGTAAGGGGTTGGTAGCCATCAACCATAATGCCCGTGGAAGCCTAGGAACTCCCCGCGCAACTTACTGACTCGTCTCTTTTTAGCCCTTACTCAATTCCCAAACACGCTCTAAGCACTATTCATTCATGCAAATTCTTCTGCTCAACGGCCCCAACCTCAACCTGCTGGGCCACCGCGAGCCGGGCATCTACGGCTCCCGCTCCTTCGACGACTACCTGCCCGAGCTGCGCGAAGCCTTTCCGCACCTCACCCTCGAATACTTCCAGAGCAACCACGAAGGCGCCCTCATTGATAAGCTGCACGAAGTGGGCTTCACTTACCACGGCGTGGTGCTGAACGCGGGCGGCTTCACGCACACCAGCGTGGCCCTGGCCGATGCCGTGGCCGCCATCAACACGCCCGTGGTGGAGGTGCACCTAACCAACCTGCACGCCCGCGAGGAGTTCCGCCAGAAAAGCCTCATCGGTCGCAACTGCGTGGGCAGCATTGCCGGCTTCAAGCTCGAAAGCTACAAGCTGGCCCTGCACTACTTCGACGGCCTGCGCCCCAAGCGCGTGGGCTTTAAGGTGTAATTAATGTGGCCAATGTGGAGGAATGTGGCTAACGTGATAAATGGGCAGAGACATTAATTGGTCGTTGCATCTGTCACTTCTCACATTCTTCCACATTTCTCACATTTTCCACATTATCTACCTCCTACCTTTGCCTTTCTTCCTTTGACTTCTTCTTCTATGTATACTTTCAATCCCGGGCCGGCGGCCGTTTACCCGCAGGTGCGCCAGTATCTGCAGGACGCCTTTGACGAAGGCTGGCTTTCGGCCCCGCACCGCGGGGAGCGGTTCACTACCCTGCTGCGCCAGACGGTAACCGACCTGAAAACCCGCCTCAACGTGCCCCAGGACTACACCGTTTTCCTGATGGGCTCGGCCACCGAGTGCTGGGAGGTGCTCACCCAAAGCCTCACGCCCACCAAAAGCCTGCACATTTACAACGGGGCATTTGGTGAGAAGTGGTTTGAATACGCCAAGGCCCTCCGGCCCGCGTCTACAGCCGTTACCTTCGGGCTGGACGAGCTGCCCGACATCAGCAAGCTGCCCCTGGACCCGCAAACCGACCTGGTATGCATCACCCAGAATGAAACCAGCAACGCCACCCAGCTGCGCGACGGGTTTATTCTGAACCTGTTCAACCGCCTGCCCGGCAACGCGCTACTGGCCGTGGATGCCACTTCTTCGCTAGCCGGCATTCAGCTCAAGTACATCAAAGCCGATATCTGGTACGGCTCGGTGCAGAAGTGCTTCGGGCTGCCGGCGGGTTTGTCGGTGATGCTGCTCTCGCCCCGGGCCGTGACGCGTTTCCGCAAAATCAACGAGCGGGCGCACTACAACAGCCTCGTGCATCAGTACGAGAAAATGCTGAACTACCAGACGAACTACACGCCTAACGTGCTGGGCATCTACCTGCTGAGCCGCATGTTGCAGGAGCGCGCCCCCATCAAAGCTGTGCACCAGCACCTCAC belongs to Hymenobacter sp. J193 and includes:
- a CDS encoding aminotransferase class V-fold PLP-dependent enzyme, with translation MYTFNPGPAAVYPQVRQYLQDAFDEGWLSAPHRGERFTTLLRQTVTDLKTRLNVPQDYTVFLMGSATECWEVLTQSLTPTKSLHIYNGAFGEKWFEYAKALRPASTAVTFGLDELPDISKLPLDPQTDLVCITQNETSNATQLRDGFILNLFNRLPGNALLAVDATSSLAGIQLKYIKADIWYGSVQKCFGLPAGLSVMLLSPRAVTRFRKINERAHYNSLVHQYEKMLNYQTNYTPNVLGIYLLSRMLQERAPIKAVHQHLTERAAKLYDYFDQATQLTPLVMNTETRSTTVIGLQGAPALIDEVKRRALAQGLQLGNGYGSWKSGSLRIANFPAIPDEAFEQLVQFFAKEFA
- the aroQ gene encoding type II 3-dehydroquinate dehydratase, which produces MQILLLNGPNLNLLGHREPGIYGSRSFDDYLPELREAFPHLTLEYFQSNHEGALIDKLHEVGFTYHGVVLNAGGFTHTSVALADAVAAINTPVVEVHLTNLHAREEFRQKSLIGRNCVGSIAGFKLESYKLALHYFDGLRPKRVGFKV
- the xerD gene encoding site-specific tyrosine recombinase XerD translates to MSTWPIYQKQFDGYLRLEKSLSGNSVEAYSRDVQKLRQFLALRQLTLRPQEIGPELLREFLAWLGELELSATSQARTLSGLKAFFHFLIMEDQLSIDPTDTLEAPKTGRKLPDTLSYQEIVQLLESIDLSTNEGTRNRAILEVLYSSGLRVSELTELRLSNVYAEEGFVRVTGKGNKERLVPIGGDALKHVGFYLSGVRCHLDIQPGHEDHVFLNKRGTKLSRVMIFNIIKAAADKAGVRKSISPHTFRHSFATHLIEGGADLRAVQEMLGHESITTTEIYTHLDRDYLRQVITEFHPRS
- a CDS encoding IS5 family transposase; the encoded protein is MVDGYQPLTDSQWQVIKSLLPTQRRRRLCLRQVFNALLYVCRTGCQWRALPPQFPPWTAVYYYFYRWQRLGLWQQLNTVVNALDRVAHGREPTPALACIDSQSVKLAPRIYEHRGLDAHKLVNGRKRQLLVDSGGRIWAAHVHAAHRHDSTGALALLPQRPWWARRLQLVLTDAAYRGRFAQQLLRLGLVQQISSRPPTLHGFVPLARRWVVERTFAWLACFRRVVVDYEFTPASHVTWLLLANITMSLNRS